The DNA sequence AGGTCTTATTCTCTCGTTGTAACCATGGACTGGATAAATTGAATCCAGGTCCACGTGCATGATAAAAATAGTATTTCTTGCACTTATCTCTTGATGGATGTGGATAGCTGGGGTGGCCCACACCTCACTGAGAACATGGAAAGTTCAAGTTAAAAGGAGTGAGCACCTGCGATAGGCAACCCTTGATAGAGGCAGCTTCGAGGGCGGGATGGCTAGTCCACAGCCCTCAGTTGAAACCATATCTGTAGTAGGTATCCATTGATCTTTCCAAATACCCTCATATATTGTTGCACAGCTTGCCAGATAGCTTTCCATCCATGGTTAACATCTTGCTGAGTAAGGTAGCATCccagtgtgtgtgtgaacCGGGCATGAGATCGTGGTGACCCCAGGTGCACCTAACTAATAGTTGGAGGAATACAAATATCACTTCTGAGACAACCTGAAACCCATAGATATCAGGGATGTTCTGGTTCCTAGATCTCAGGGTAAGGTAAGGAGGGTGCGAGGAGGTATCAGCCACTCATATGTGCCCAGTACTGTTCAGTAAATAGTCTATTGGCTCCCATGATTACGTATTCAAAGCAATGCGCTTACATGGAAATTCAGAGTTGGAGTTTCCCCACCCTGTTGGTATGGACTCGTTATCATCCTGGGGCAATATAAGCAGGCTACCCACCAGATGTAATCTACCTTCTACGACTTACAGAAGAAGGATTTGTTTAGTATGAAGTATAATTTAGCGTCAAGTATAAATCATCATGTATCATTATGAAACATAATGACCAGTACAACCTTCCTCTGCTATTGGAAGCGACCTATCTTATTAGCCAGAGGTGGCAGTAGAAGGAATCACTGCTCCTCGTCCTTATGCGCTGTATTCCTCTAGAGTTCACATTTCTGTCGTCAGTCATCGCCATCTCGTAGAGCAGTGTGAAGCGTCAGCCTCCTTGAATGATCGAATAGTTAGGTCAATACATATACAAGGAAAGGTGGTCCAGTCTGTTTTTTTAGAGCGAAAAAGCAGCACCAAGCGAACCAACTCAGCCGTTCGGATAAAGAGTACAAGCTTTCACCTACGTGATTCTTGGTTGCGGCGGGTGCCTTCTGATTGACAATAGCAGCGCGAGTGACAAACCTGCAGCTTCAAAGTTCTTTTATGCCAGGGTGAACGGATTACACGACACCTGAAACAGACGAATGGAATGCCGAACTCCAAAGCCGGATGTAATATATTCGTGGCCGTTCTCAATTTATACAACTACCGGGTTCACCTACAACCCAGTTAAATCTGGCTAAACCTGGCCCACTTGGAAGCCCAAGAAGCTTGGTGATCCGTAACAGGCAGTTCCACGGAGGTAAGCTGCCGATTTGTGGATTTCTAGCATACATGACAGAGAATGAGACATTCAGGTATTTATCACCCGTGATTCCCAGTAAACTGGCAAGATTTCCATTTTTTCACAAAGAAGACCACCTTCATCAATCCGGAATTATTCTACTCTCTTACGGAAGGTAACATGAAGATTCTCAGCTTATTCTTACTCGCAGCTGTCGCTGTTGAGGGTCATTGTACGTTTGTGGTCACTGATATACAGCCTACTAGCCTGGAAGACTGACACAGCTCCCTACAAAGACACATTTCCTAGACTCGTCGTCAACGGCAAGACCGTGGAAGACAGAGACTGGCTCTTTACCCGTCAAACTAAGAACGCGCAGTCCAAGTCAGGCATTGAAAATCCTACCAGCGGAGATATCAGGTGTTACTCTTCCACAACAGCCCCCCAAATCGCCACAGTCCCCGCAGGCGCTTCGGTGAACTACATTTCTACTCAACAAATCAACCACCCGGGCCCCACCCAATACTATCTCGCTCGCGTCCCTGCAGGCTCATCAGCAAAGACCTGGGACGGTTCCGGAAGCGTTTGGTGGAAGTTTGCATCAACCATGCCCTACTATGATGCCAACAAACAGCTTGTCTGGCCTGCTCAGAGTACATACCTATGTCGCTATCCTGCCATATTTTGGACTTGAGTTGACAGCAACCAGACACCTATGCTACTCACCCCGCGGTCATTCCGGCCAACACCCCGAGCGGCGAATATCTCCTACGAGTAGAGCAGATTGCCTTGCACATGGCTAGCCAAGCAAACAAGGCACAGTTTTATATCTCCTGCTCACAAATCAACATTACCAACGGAGGAAACGGAACTCCAGGCCCAACCGTCTCCCTCCCTGGGGCCTATAGGTGGGATACCCACCCTGCATAACTCTAGCTCATGAGCCCATGTACCTAGTGACTAACTTGTAACATTCCACCCAGGTCCAACGACCCTGGAATTCAGGTGAATATCTACAACCTCCAGCCAGATGCCTATCGCGCTCCAGGTCCTGCGCCCTGGCAGGGTTAGGTCGAGTCGACAGCTCTGGGGCACATCTgggttggcgatggaggctatgaaggggagggacaAGTCCACATCCGATACCAAGTCGCTCGCTAGGCTGGTTGGATTTTCAAGATGAAAGATCATTCCTTTTTACCTGTATTCATTCATGCAGGACATACAGGCATGGGATGAAGTGAAGCTTACCTGGCAGGCTAGACAAGAGATGGGACAAGAGATAGGACAACAGACTTGTGGTTGCACTTTCTCAACTTCTTCAAGTGACTCATTTGGCTACCTACCATACGGCTAAGTGTCGGACACTGCTTGttatgttgttgctgctATCGTGTGAGCCCATCCATTAGCCTGCCCGTTGAAAACTGCACCTTGGGTATCAATAAAGGCCCAGTAAAGGCCCATGGCAAAACGTGAAAGAACTCATGCATGATGCATGCGGTCGAGCGAGGAGAAAACCATTCAATGTTGTCAATCCCCATTCGAAAGGCAgagaggttgttgtttgtgctTGCCTGAGTTGATCTGTTGCTGCTTGAGTTGTTTGACGGCTTGAAAAGTAGGGAGAAAATTACGGAAAAGCGTGAAGGCTCTAAGTCAGCAGTAGGTTGGATGACCTGGAAATGGGCCACCCACGGTAATGGACCACatgtgtgacgaacccctatccagaacctctgaaaggggtgctggttgaaggcacttctgaacaatcctggttcggtacagctaaacagtgtacaacaatggcttgtctcaatcacaatagtctgaataccaacgattgtgacttgtattgcatactgcggaactgtctatctacaccagccagttcctccgtatatatagacctaaTACCAAACCTGGATCATTCTGTTTCTCCCCGGATCATGACCGACTCTTAAGGATCATGAGTGATTCCTGGGAATCACTCATGATTCCTTCATGTCCCGGATGATCCACCTCTTATTGGTctatcctcctttctcttgattGGCTGCCGTGCCACCTCTTTCCTATTGGTTGTTCTTTTTGGGTGTCCACATCATATTCGTGACacgagccgttgagagcattgtgggcgagctgttgggaacaatgtgggcgcagaattccataaacaagtgctgtaaattccatgaataaatgctgcattttaacaggctctattccgtctggtacgggcaggctctattgtcaagacgtagctcaaagagctacaaacaggtctcgcggcagcgagatgcaAAATCTTTCTAGTCGCATTGGCCCGTGCTCTGCACGTGCCAAGCTCCATCAGTGGATCAACGACGGTCACGGtgcaaccgccgtgacacCTTTATTAATTATATGCCTAACGGTAAAATAGACTTGGTCTGGCTGTATAACCCTACTCGTAAAGCAGGGCTTTAGGAAAAAAAATATTGCCGGCGGCTAGCGTAAAATAGGCCTGTGGCCTATACCTAGGCGCAAACCGCTCTCTTCAAGCCAAGTGGTAGTCCTTGCGGTGCCGTTAGATCTCTCTTCTATACTACCTACTTTCCGTACCGTAGGAGATTCCCTGGTGGTTGTCACGGCACTGGCCTGTCACTAGCCTGGCACTGGCAGACTGGAGGATAAGTGTGGTAAAGGCCCTGCAGGCAAACAGCGGTTGTGATatttttcctcttttcttcttctgttacgtcccaagcgtaatacccctatacaggaaccactgggtggtacccgaggtgctgggcacctcagccaatcattgggccagggatggaaagacccacaagcccccgtgcaaccaatcaggagttgctcagtctgctcagtctgctcagtgcgccaagaccactgagcacactgagcacactgagcaaggtacaaagatacttcagaaatatatgtagatagcttgacataaataggggggagcgccgggcgctccccgtgtcgaggaatctgattcctcatgcaagcaattcaagttcatttgtctacaatctactctcagtagctctttgttagaacaacctgttgttgacagtgaacccgtgtctgagacgcttgtcacaaccttcgatcatcctgtcatattcacctctggcgtactgccttgcagtctgtatccactcccggtgcaggttgtaacatcTTCTTAGTATTTCAATCAATTGGTTGGTATAACTGTTGCCTTGTCTCAGACTTTACCACCCAGGCCGTGACAATACTAAGGTCAAACCGCTACACCTTGGAAAGGTTTGTATTCTACCTTCAACTACTGACAAACTCCGCGCCGTCATTCCGACCGCGCCACCCGAACCGACCACGCGTCTTGACTGTAGCTAGCCGAGCGCCTGATCCCTGACCAAGAATAAGAATCCGGCAAGTCCCGTCGCGACTATGCCAGTTGACCCGCCGAGGCCGCCGCcagagccgccgccgccaggcGACAGATCCAGATCGACATCGAGGCCCTCACGGACCTGGGCCACTCCCTTGATGAGAACCTCGAAGACCCCGAGACGAACCTCCGTCGACGTAGCACACTCAATCACGTCATCCCCGACCCCGACGAGCACGCTACCGAGACCTTACGCGGCGACAACGATCCCcgcgacgacgatgacaatGACAGCGATGTCGGCCAGATCACGACCTCCCAGCTCAAGGAGCTCTTGGATCGAGCGATCACCGAGCTGGCTTTTGACGACACTCCCGAGGATGTCGCCCAAGacttgaaggagaagatggagaagatcGCTGAGTGGTATGGCAGGAAGGACGGCCCCTCATTCCTCTGGCGTCCTTTGACGGAGATCGGTAAAACCCTTACTTACCGCGGCAAGATGACACAAGAGAAGTTTTCGAAGTATGCTGCCTCCCATCCTGAAGCCCTCTTCGTCGAAATGAAGGCGAACAACATCGCCCTGGCCTCCACAGCTCAGCAGGTCACTCAGTTGTTCATCATTGCCAAGAACCTATCCAGCGAGCTCAAGGTCCTCCGTAATTGGATCTCTCACTCGGTAGCCGACCCGAAGAATAACCCCGATCAAGAGGGGCAGTTAAACAACCTCGCTGCCCAGTACTCCGTTCTCCTGGCTGAGTACGAAGCCGCTGAGAGCCAGGTGGCTGATCTCACCACTGCCGTGGAAGCCCGCGACGAGGCTGTCGCCCAAGCCAATGCCACTGCGGTTGCCCAACATCAGCAGTTGAACAGCGTGATCGCGGATGCCGCCGTCCTCACCGACAAGATCAAGCTCCTGGAACGCGAGCGTGACCAGGCCAAGAGCGCTGCCAGTTTGGCGGTCCGCGACAAGGAACTCCTGATCCAAGAGAAAGACCTGCTACTGAGAGAAAAAGAGCAGGCCCAGACTGCTGCCTGGCTCGCAAAAGTCGATGCCCAGGTCGCCAGAAATGAGATGCGACGTCTTCGCGACTCTACCCCGCCGAGCCCGCCGCAGCGCCAACGTGAGGAAACTCCCTTGTCAGAGTCCTCCCATCGCACCGATTCGGGCCGCAGTGCCAAGATGACTGATCCCCCTCGTTTCTACGACAACGAGGAAAAAGACGATGTGCCCTTCGAGACGTGGTACTACCTTATGAAAGACAAGCTTGAGGTTAACAGCGATCACTACCCCACCGAGATCAGCAAAGTCGCGTACATCCGCATGCGCCTTGGCGGCGATGCTGCCAAGAATCTGATGCCCTACATGAGAGAGGGGCATCCCGACAGGATCGATACCGCTAAGCGATTGCTCCAGCACCTGTATGACAATTATATCGATCATGCCACCGAGGAGAACGCCCGTCGAGACTACGAcaagttggtgatgaaggtaACTGACGAGTTCATGGCGTTCAAGAACAAGTTCGTGCGCCTGGCCGGGGAGTGCCGCAAGCCCAAGGATCAGTGGAAGGTTGAGTTCAATCgcaagctcaccaccaaactccaGACCACCCTAGTGTCCCAGTACCTAGACCCTGCGGTTGATTTCGAGACCTATGCCCGCCATGGCCAGGCTACAGCTCAGATCCTGAAGAATGCTGAGATTCTCCGCAATAGCAACAATTCGAACTCGAATTCCCGCGGAAGCACGGGCAAGAGTAAGCCCaggggtggtgctgcccCCGCCGCATCTGGTTCCTCCTCGATATCGACCAAGACCTCCCGTACCTCCTTATCGCCAGAAGAGGTACGTAAGCTAGCTCGGGAGGGTCGCTGCTTCGTGTGCAAGGAGCAGGGTCATATCAGTAAGGAGTGTCCTCAGAAGGATAAGAGGAGAATAGACGACAAGGATCGCGAGGCTCGTATCAACAACATCGTTGCCGGCTACGCCAACTAGGAGACGCCCGCGGCTACTACGCCGGCTGCCGAGTCGTCGGAAAACGTCTAACCCTGGAGAAAGATGTCTCCCCTTCAGGGTCGAAATCTGCAATGGTGAGTGCGCTAGAGAAAGGAGAGAGTGGAGATAGTTATCTGGATAACTACTGGGGAGGACAACCTTTCACAACCCCGTGTACTATGGCAGGCAATGGACTCTCTCTTACTACCTGCGACGCCCTCCAAGATTCAGGAGCAAATGGATATTTATTTGTGAGTGAAGCTTTCGCGCAAAGAATACGCGATGTGTTACGAGTATTGGAAAACACGAATTTCACCCCTCGACCAGTGTCATCATTCGAGGGGAAGACCACGCAAGAAATCACCAGAACGATCACGGCGGACTTAATCGTGCAAGGTCGTCGATACACGAACCAGACCTTCCTGGTGATCAAAGGACTCCACGACATCATTGTGGGACGAAGATGGTACGCAGAACACGAGGTCTTGTTGGATTGTAGTCGACAACGCCTTCTATTCCCCCAGGGGGCCCCGGCGGTCGAAGACCCTCGGGAAGTGTCGATTTCAGCAACAGACGAGCTACGCTTAGCTGTCTACAGGAGAATTCAAGAATTGGAGGAGCTGTCGAGtgaacctcctcccccgagcGTGGTCACTCCTACTGTGGCCCGTAACCCGCTGCGACCCCTGGAGTTGGTCCAACGGAAGAAAGCCAACCTAAAGCGCCTTAAGGGCGTCCAGAAGCAAGTCCACTGGACGGATTAACAGCTGGCCGAACCTGTGGAATTGCCACCTCCCGTTGAGACCCAGAAAGAAATACGCAAGGATGCTAAGCGACAGTTCCACGAGATCTATAACCTCGAGGACAATCACGGTCGCTACCGCTTAAAGAAGGGGTTCGTAGGTTTCTACCGAGACTATGCCCCTGACATGGCCATGATAGGTGCGATAGACTTCGCCCGCACCGTCAAACAAGAGGGACACCTTAGCGTCACCAGTCTATACGAGCTGGACCGATTTATCGAGGAGAAGCGACAGCAAGAGGCCGCTGCCGTACAGCTGcctgatgatgacgaggaactGAGGCTCCGGCTGTTAGCCGAAGTTCCTAAGGAATACCATGCATTCCTGGACGTATTTAGCAAGAAACAATCGGACACGTTACCACCTCATCGCTCGTATGATCATCGGTTGATGTTGGAAGACGGCAAGGTACCGGAAGAGTTGGGCTACAGCCCGCTGTACAAGATGTCGGCGGACGAGTTGGTAGCCTGTAGGGCTTACATCACGGAGATGATGAGCAAAGGATGGATAGAGAGCAGCACAGCGCCATGGGCCGCCCCGGTGCTATTCGTGAATAAGGCTGATGGTGGCCTTCGCTTCTGCGTGGACTACAGGAAGCTGAACGCTATCACACGGAAGGACAGATATCCCCTTCCCCTAATCGACGAGACAATGGCCCGTATCGGTCAAGCAAAGATTTTCACCAAGATCGACATTCGACAAGCTTTCAATCGGATTCGAATGCACCCTGACGATGAGGAATTAACGACTTTCCGGACAAGGTATGGCGCCTACAAATACAAATGTACTGCCATTCGGTCTCACCAACGGGCCGGCCACCTTCCAGCGATACATTAACGAGACCCTGATGGGGTACCTGGACCTGTTCGGTTCGGCGTACATCGACGATATCCTAATTTATTCAGACAATAAGGAGGAGCACCAGCTACATGTGAAGCAGGTGTTGGAGCGTCTACGGGGAGCTGGTCTCCAAGCCGATATCAAGAAATGTGAGTTCCATGTGACCAAGACGAAGTACTTGGGCTTTATcgtgggtgttgatggcatcATGGTCGACCCGGAGAAGATCGACGTGGTACGTAAGTGGGAACCCCCCACGAGCGTCAAAGGGATACAGTCATTCTTGGGGTTCTGCAACTTCTACAGGCGCTTTGTTCAAGCCTATAGTCGAATCGCCCGACCTTTGACGAACCTAACGAAAAAGGGAATGCCGTTCATCTGGACGGCCGATTGCCAACAGGCCTTTGAGAGGCTAAAGCAGGGTTTGCTGGAGgctcccatcctccgccaTTTCGATTACACCCTACCAACGAAGTTGGAGACAGACGCCTCTGCCGGCGTGCTGGCCGGCGTGATGCTCCAGCTTCATGGAGAGGTCTGGCACCCCGTGGCATACTATTCGGAGACCATGCAGGGTGCCGAGTACAACTACCCGATTCAAGATAAGGAGCTGCTCGCTGTGGTGAGGTCGCTGGAGACCTGGAGAGCGGAACTCATCGGCCTTCAGAGCGCGCCGTTTACGGTGGTGACGGACCACGAGGCTTTGGAATATTTCTCTACCAAACGTCTGCTGAGCGCCCGACAGGCAGGCTGGACGGATAAGATGGCTTGTTACCATTTCTACTTGACGTACCGCTCCGGCACGGAGAACGTACTGGCTGACGCCCTCTCCCGCAAGGCGGAGGATCTGAAGACccagcaggagaagaaggacgcGCGTCGCACCATGGCCTTGTTCCAGCCGGTGCTACAGGGAATACGCCGGGTCGATGGCGTGGAAGTAACTGtgattgaggaggctgtATATATTCCGGAACGTTCTTGTGAGGTGTGCTCCTTCGACGAAGCCCaagatgaggggggggatgacgCGGGCGATGCCGACGCCGAAACGTCCGCGCAGCGATTGCGACGCCTTACCGGCCATGATCTTATCGACGCCCTGTTGTACGCAAATAAGACGGCAACTTCCCTGGAACCCTACAGAGAGAGAGCACGGAAGGGCGACGACAAATTCGTTCTGTCAAACAACTCGATCCTGTTGTACGAGGGACGGCTGGCAGTacccgaggaggatggtaTGCGAGCCAGAGTCCTGGAAGAAGTCCACGCGCGAAAGACAACAGCCCACCCGGGGCGAAACAAGACAAGAACTCTGATCAACTCGCAATATTGGTGGCCAGGTATATCCGGATTCTGTGACCAATACGTTGCAAATTGCCTCTGCCAGGCAGCTCAGGTACCAAGAGACAAGACCCCGGGGTTCTTACACCCCTTACCGGTACCGACCCGAGGTTGGAAGGACTTGGCCATGGATTTCAAGTCCTTCCATAAGGACAAGCATGGTTTTGACAACATGCTACTGATCGTGGATAGATTGAGCAAGGCTACGTGGGCCATCCCCTGCGACACCCACGCCACGGCGAAAGATGCCGCCAGAATGTATTACGAGGGACCATTCCGTATTTCCAGTTCCCGGGTACAGTAGTTTCCGACCGAGGCCCACATTTCGTCTCCGACTTCACCGATGAACTCAGCAAGATTATGGGGGTAACCTGGCGGCTGGCTACGGCAGGTCATTCACAGACAGCAGGACAAGCCGAAATCCTAAATCAGATCTACGACCAAAGATTACGCCCCTATCTCTCGCGCTTCCAGGACAACTGGTCGGAGGTTATCCCCGCTATGGATGCAGTGCAGATGAGTTTGCCACACGACAGTATCAAGATGTCGCCACACGAGGTGCTTCTCGGTTGTCCCGCCGAGCTGCCATTCCGCTGGGAGAACCGAACCGATCTGACACGACCCGAGTTGTCTACCAAAGAACGTTTGGTGCGTGAGATGGCTCAGGAGAGGGCCCAAACTTTCCACCGCTATATTGAAGTCGCTCGGGAAGAGATGAGCAAGGCGCGGGAGAGACAAGCAGTGGCTGCTAATCGACACCGCCGCGAACCCGACTTCGACGTAAAGGATAGGGTAcgcatcatcaagaagaatTGGCAGACCGATAGACCCAGCGACAAGCTCGACTTCCCATTGACTCGCCAAACCTATGAGATCCTGGAAAAGAGGGGTTATTCCTACAAGTTGGATGTTCCCCCCGGCTGGAAGATGAGTGATGTGTTTACGACGGACCGTCTCCGTAAATTCGCGAATAACCCCGTCGATGAACAAGAGGCGGAGAACCCGgggccggaggaggttgggggtcaCGACGAATGGGAAGTGGAGCGGATTGTCTCATCAAGGTTATATTACGGCAAGTTACAGTACCAGGCTGATTGGAAGGGATGGGACCCCGTCCCAACCTGGTACCTGGCATCAGATTTTAAAAACGCGCCCGACCTGTTGGAGGAGTATCATCGCGAGAATCCTGACAAGGCCGGTCCCCCCATGAGGATGGCGGAGTGGAAGGAAGCCTGGTTGGAAGAGCGCGACGACCCAGACCACCCAGACGATAACAAGCCGGTAGacgcgaagaagaagacggtgaCGAGAAGGAGTAATTTGATGGCTCGAAGTGGAGGATGAAGGgcaggttgatgatggacttAGCGAATTCGAGGGCGAATTCAGGATtttttgagggggggtgatgtcacGGCACTGGCCTGACACTAGCCTGGCACTGGCAGACTGGAGGATAAGTGTGGTAAAGGCCCTGCAGGCAAACAGCGTTTGTGATatttttcctcttttcttcttcaccttagTATTTCAATCAATTGGTTGGTATAACTGTTGCCTTGTCTCAGACTTTACCACCCAGCCCGTGACAGTGGTCAGGGAGGTCAGGGACCTACTCAACAGCGCTACGGAGGCGGGAAAACGTCTTACCGTAAGGAATCTCACTAGTACTATACTCACCCTAGGATCAGAGGTATCGATCCACAAGGCTAATGCGGCAAGGCACCAACAGAATTCCCACAAGGCCCagtggtttggggtggggcTCACAGGCCTGAGGGTTTGAGTAAGGAAGTGGGGCTCTCGGAGGATtcgggggttcaggggtcatgtatataagcggtctgcttcggacattctattttagacaggacatcgacttttgtttctttcgaACTTTGAGCCTTGCACGTACAGGCAATTCTGgccctctgatcaggccATTCCGGTGCTTATTATGTGGCCTGCAAGCCCAtagtgtcttttctttgtcctgcgtgaagtgcggcctgcgagcgagcCACTGTCACGCAGGTGTATTCATTCAGGGACCTGTTGAGGGTATATGTTagaatggggtcgctgagagcactgtagctacaggggtctcaggagggtgaagcagttacccaagaacttggcgagtgtcggactgtgctgctgagtacgacgacgcggttgtcgaaggaagaaagtgcaacaggtattacctgcaaatacagagagtagtgaactgagatgttgtagtctcataaaatactgtaaatgatcaatcttattgactgtcttgacttATTGTTTCttaaggagagaaagaagcagaaaaaccattgcaattggaagagggctctttatgagcacctgaactcccttatcatccttattcagtaacttgaatctatgatctcattgatgaggtgctcgagtcgctcatgatgcttctcatatctctcattgttcggaggtccggtcaagagcttgtccggagatccggtgaggagtcctgggagccgttgagaacacttgtgggcgagccgttgaaagcgctgtgggcgagccgttgagagcgctgtgggcgagccgttgagagcgctgtgggtgagccgttgagaacaatgtgggcggagaattccataaacaagtgctgtaaaattccatgaataaatgctgcattttaacagTATATTTGTAGTATCTTGGttgtatttgtgtgttttctcaccatttcacCAGGAAGTAAGGAAACGGCGTAAGTTTATGTTACGCCCCaatgttacgccccaagcgtaatacttcccgtacaggaaccactgggtggtacccaaggtgctggacacctcagccaatcattgggccagggatggaaagacccacaagcccccgtgcaaccaattaggagttgctcagtctgctcagtctgctcagtgcgccaagaccactgagcacactgagcacactgagcaaggtacaaagatacttcagaaacttatgtagatagcttcacataaataggggggagtgcccggcgctccccatgtcgaggaatctgattcctcatgcaagcaatcaagttcatttgtccacaatctactctcagtagctctttgttagaacgacctgttgttgacagtgagccccatgtctgagacgcttgtcacaaccttcgatcaccctgtcatattcaccttcggcgtactgccttgcagtctgtatccactcccggtgcaggtcGTAATAGTTTAATAGAGAAGATTCGAATTCCAAGTTTATAAGCTCTGTGAACTGGAGGAGGCCTAAattgaggggagggtggaggtggaagaagcgGTGCccaaggaggatgtggagcagCCGGTGCCAGCCGAGCCTGTGCGGCGCAGCGCACGTCATCGGGTTCAAACTCGGCGCAAGAGGGAAGCAAACGGAATGTCTAACTCAGACAGTGATTGAGCTTCATCTTGGTATAACTCCCATAGAAATTGACCCAATattggtcttgttgtgggGAGTGTAagcattcaggggtaatctcatcaaggttgtgtggctggtgtggggCGTAGTCCATTACAGCGGGTGGCCCATTTCCAGGTCATCCAACCTATTGATTTGTATGCCAGGTAGTAGAAATGGTTTTAAATGAAAGAAGTCAATGCTGAAGTTGAGGAAGTGGACATAATCCATGCACTTTTTCGTGGTTGCCCCTCGTTAAACCTTAGATAGGCAGGAGGTGTCACGACGATGAATAAGATCCAGTAGGCCGAAGGCCCAGAGTTGATGATACCCAAATTAGTGGAATTGTGAGATGAAGGAGTAAAAGGAAAGCAAACAAATATCCACCCACTGATCCTGGCCTTATACCCAGACCTGCCTTTGATAGGTGAAAGCCATACCCCC is a window from the Podospora pseudocomata strain CBS 415.72m chromosome 6, whole genome shotgun sequence genome containing:
- a CDS encoding hypothetical protein (EggNog:ENOG503PA4B; COG:G; CAZy:AA9); translated protein: MKILSLFLLAAVAVEGHYTFPRLVVNGKTVEDRDWLFTRQTKNAQSKSGIENPTSGDIRCYSSTTAPQIATVPAGASVNYISTQQINHPGPTQYYLARVPAGSSAKTWDGSGSVWWKFASTMPYYDANKQLVWPAQNTYATHPAVIPANTPSGEYLLRVEQIALHMASQANKAQFYISCSQINITNGGNGTPGPTVSLPGAYRSNDPGIQVNIYNLQPDAYRAPGPAPWQG